The Poecilia reticulata strain Guanapo linkage group LG1, Guppy_female_1.0+MT, whole genome shotgun sequence DNA window CCTCAAAAGAACCTTTctcaaaaaagtcatttttgagaaatgtttaagaaataTTCTCAAAAGATATACTTCCTCTTTACACTTTTTCGAGGCCTTactttgttaaatgttttttgatttttttttttttttaagttttgagaaatgtcaaaaatgttttagacaaaaatgCCTTAATTTTGAGAAactaagaaatgttttattattttattttttgtggctGCAGAGTGAGCAGAGGATGAACAGGGAGTGCCTGTCACATTTGAACTCTACAGCGGCAGTAATTGCTGCCTCATTACAATCAGAACAAACCCACTTCCCCCAAGGCTCTAATTAAACTGGAATATAATGAGCCATACATTTCTTTTACTGTTTCACACCTGGGTGGTTCAATaaagacttgttttatttatgaggCATTCTTTGCTTGAGGAAGGACCGTTTTACTACAGGCTAGTTTGCTTGATGCTAATAAGGCATattcttttgcatattttacttGTTCTGATAATTTGTCAGAAGAGAAACCGCTGCTGAAGACGTCTGTGAGGCCCATGCAGATCAGAACATTCTCACTTAAGGTCACATTTAAATAACCAATCATGCCCATCAAAATGGCGGCTAAATGTCCCTCTCTTCCAAACTGAGGTCTCACTTAACCCTTGCGCATGCGAGAACTGAGTCAAGgtctatggaaaatgatacaagctttacgtgtgtggggtcggttggaccccatttcaaCATACAAGGCTTAAATTTGCATCGAAAGGgattagaaaataatttgatttatacctgttttttttactttttccactaGTGACAGGAATTTTAAGAAGAAACAATAGAAAGTCACacacttactttttaaaatttcaaataaataatctgtAACACATGGTTACTCCTCCAGCAAGATCCAGAGGAACAGCTgagagaaaagttgttggcttatttctggattttgttttaaccCATGAAGTGTAATCTCTAAGCAATCCatttttttgaaatttaaacTCACTGCCTAAATAAAAAGCtagctgctttttatttaaaactgcagctgttttaGCCAGGGTCAAAGGTTTAGACTTTTCCAACCATGACTGTCACATTTTAGCAGAAAACATCTCCAGAATCTGCtgcaacaaaattattttcataaaagcaaTCACCCACATTTCAGCTGATTGAAAGAGAACGCTACAGGATGctgaaataaagcatttttaagaaaattatggGCATctctgaccatcctcttcatgagaccgTCTTGAAAAAACATCGTATcatcagtcagaggcttcttgaaatttgctgtaatacagaccgcTACAaaagatctttcctgccaacagcaaTTAGCTTACAAATGCTTCAAGAATCTGAATTGATGAGCTAGCTACAACATTTAACGTTACTTTtcgatcaataaagtatttttgaattgaattttgaatttgaatttttcttCCAATCCAGGCTTCACGGCAGAGAGAAGTTCTCCCATTTGGAGGACCGAAACTGACATAGTTAAGAATGAAAGCATAAATATAATGTCGCACCTGTAGcgtaagttttaaaaatgtcattgtaAACTTAGACTGTTTggccagtaggtggcagcatGCGGAGTGATTAACAAGACAACGCGATACTTGTATTGTCTGCATTATTTGTAGTCCATTTTCTCTCACGCACCAGTGCGTGCGTTCATCAAGGAAAGTCATGGAAACGACGTTAGCCTTCTCAACCCCATAAATGACGCTGACCTTCTGAATTCTTCCCCTTTGCGACGGGACTTTTGAAAGAGACGCCAGAAGAAGCATTTTGAGCCTCTGAAGGTTTGAGCTTGTCGAGAAGTCTGCTAGCAAAACTTGTTAAAGAAGCACTTGCTGAAATACGCACTTGCTGAAGAAGCCCGTGGTTAACCAACCTGCGAAAGACGGTTCCTGGCCAGGAGAAGCACCAGCAGGGAGATCGGCTGGAAGGTTAAAATCAttcttttactattttaaataaACGAAAACAAGTTATTACTAAGATATCAGTGacttatttagtttattttgtgtgtgtgtgtgttttaaagaaattctgACTGCTGTACAAAAGAAGACAAGTAGCATTCTTTGCTAGCATAGATCCTTTTTCTATGAGCCTTTTTCTTAACTGAATTTCGCTGGAAATGTCGGGAATGTTAAACTGTGGTGTAGTGATTTaagaaatatatgtattttactTAATTATAGTCAAATTAGTTAAATTAACGTCAAATTCCTGAAAAATTATCTAATCTTTTCACcgttatttttttgaaaaatgcgGTAATAAGCACCCAGTTTCCATGGATACGCTACATGAAAtaccttaaatatttaatattatttttgaaaaacattaagaaaatagCATTTACCCTTATAATAGcctatattttaattgtttagtttaattattttttcaagatAGGGACATgattatctgtttttttctttggttttttgtgtgtgtgttttttagcaTAGCCAGAAAACATGGGtgaattgatttgaaaaaaacaaaaatggtgaTATTTAATCTAAGAGTATCAGGTTTGATGACTTTGGTGTCCAATCTTTTGAAATCTTGATGACTTCTTTGAAATATATAGGTTTATTAGGTCTCTTGCATTTGCGGGGTGAAACAAATTtgtgaattaattaaaattgttttgtgactTATGTATTAGCATATTGACATTTGTGGATAAATGTCTGGGATATCAACACTAGTGTTTGAGAAAACTGTTATGCTGGTTTGAAAAAACAGTCAGATTTCTGTCCAATTCTTGGcctttattaaattttttattttttgaaaaatgcccTGACAAACATACTTAGTTTCCATGGTAATCACAGCAGACTAACGATTTATCAGGACACTTGAAGACGCTTAACATAAAAAATTTCCATCAGTGTGTGCACGCCTTCACACACTCATGATAATAATCTAATGGATTGTAGCCACAGATGTCCTATCCTGCCAGTGATATACTCCAGCTGAAGGTGGGAGAAGTGTCTTGCTCCAGGACACAACAACAGAGATAGAGTTTGCCTACCACTGTCGCCCCAGTAATAAACATCataagtgtgtgtgtacgtTAATGATAGACCATTGATAGGCAATGAATTGTGTATAGTCATAGTGACAATCCATCAAAGCTGATTTTCACAATGTCCCTATCTTTGTGAAAATCAGCTTTGATGACTTtggaagggttttttttttgttgttttttttttgaaaaatgcccAGACAAACATATTTAGTTTCCATGGATACATTggtgacattatttaaaatgacttcaataaaaaattaagaaacactTTGCAAACATGTGCCTCCTCCTATCTAATGATAGACTTTAATATGTGTGTTTAGTTTTCCTACATGGGtgaactgattttaaaagaaaaaaaaaacatttgagttggTTAAAATCAGCTTTGATGACTTTGGTGTTCAGTTTTTGGAAATTCCAACTCTTTGTTTAGGAAGGTATAATTAGCTTTTTTGGAATGCAACATATTTGTGAGTTAATTGAATTTGTATTGTGATTTATATGCTAGTTATTTGaaattttggaaaatgtcaGTAATGCTGACTGcagttgttttggtttgaaagAAGTTTTGGAATcatctttttgaaaaatgtggtaCATGTAGTCTCCATGGATACAATGATTAAATAACAACAcacaactttattcttataaaaataattaaagaacaaTCAATGTGTGCCTGTTGATTTCacaaagtaaatacattttttattgtaattactCAAGAccagaaaaacaatgttttgctcCATTGCATTTTAGTGACGTATCATTTTCAGAAGTTAACTTGAATGTTAACAGTGAATGTTAAAATTCATTAGAAAAACTATGATCTCGGTTTAGGTTTGTCCAGTTGTGATTCATTTGTTAGTAAACATTTTGGGGGTTTACACTGCTtatgtggtttaaaaagttatttctggttttagaagatctgtttagttttattcagATCTTTGGAATAAGAAGTCAGAGCCTGGTGCAGGTTTCAGAAAATgcctcaaaaacacatttggtcTCCTTGGATACGCTGcttgaaataaaacctttataCTTGAATactaaaaaagtttttagatatatatatttctccTGTATTATTTCTAAGTAGTTTAGTTTATATtaagtagttttgttttgttttatttttctagttttgaaTAATTAGTTGTTTACGAAATGCTGTGTTGGTGCTTTGCATATTTGGAACTGTAATATATTTTCACGCtaatttaattttcagaaaGTGTCAGCAATATTAATAGTGGTGTGGTGATTGGAAAACTTATTTTAGTTTGAGAGAATTACTTTTAGAGAATCCATTTTGTTGATGGTCTTTGTCTCCATGGAGATGGTAATATTGAAAGAAGCATTTGGAGCAATATAATTGTGTGAACATTCATCTGAGTTTCTTGCTGGGTTGTGTGCAGCCATGATCTCCAGACTGACGTAATGAATTTCATAACACTACCTTCAGCCATAACTGACCCATTTGGAGTAATATTAACATGTGATAGTAAGACTTTGAGGCATCATGCACACataagcactttgtattgccttgttgctgaaaatgtgctatataaaaaaaattacttataaGGGTcgcagattattattttaataattttgtctgGCTTATCTCCAGACAAAATACAACAGACATTTTAACACTGGATATGGATTTCTAAACCAAataaacagtttcattttttagTAGGAGCCCCTGGAAATGGAGGAAAGGCCACTTATGTTGCcctgtttatttaaaagatgTACAtctataaaactttaattttatagGTGTACATTTCTGCTGTTGGCTATATGTGGGTGTATAAAGGTAGTACTGATGGGGCGTCAGAGTAGCTGTGGCTGTGATTGTGAAATTTAGTTTGATTAGCTACAATTAATATTTTGGTAATGTACAAATGctattggaaacattttttaaaactttgatacTTTTAAAGTATTAAAGTTGTGTAAGCAGTGATTTAAGTATAATAGTAATGAATGGATCACGTATCGTATCCCTGGCTATTATTAAGAATGACAAAATGTACCTGTAGCATCAAAGATTGGGTCGTTATAGAAGGATAAACTGAGTAACTTGTTGCAGGGCTTTATTTTATTCGCACTAATGGCACGATCTAAGATTACAGGTGTTTCGTTAGATATTAAAAAGTTCTAAACACAGTGTGCAGCTCCTTAATTTATGTTTCCAAATGTTTAAGAGTTTATGGCTAGGGATGAATTACCAATAAgtctaaatttaatttgttgtatttaatgattaattggTACCAAGATGAAGCTGCAAGTTTGTTTGTCTGAGTGGTGATGGTCTATACATGTTTGATCCTTGAGTTTTAGAGTGTGTTCtggtttttatgtgaaattgtgttttttgctgttttttgtgacCAAAgatgagcttttattttgtctcttaaTTCCTGTTCTTCTTGTATAATCAcatttgttaattaaatatattcaagaaaaacaaacacattcacaaacCTGGGTTATTGTACTGTTGGTATTTCAGTGTTCCCTCTAAACATTGCTTTGGACTTTTGTGAAGGCCAAGATACTGAATTATAgctgtttctgctttgttttttcctttataGCCCATACCATGGCGCTTCCAGCAGATGGATCCCCAACGTTGGAGGGACATCCAGACAACGGTAAGAAACACGGTAAGGTGTGGTTAAATGAAGCCGATGTGGTTTCTAAAGACCATGGAGAGGAGTTGAGGTATAGTTCAGCTCCCCAGTCTGTAGACTGTTCTACCAGCTTTAGTGGAGACGAGGTAGGTAATGAAGACCAGGATGACTTGYGTCCAGAGAAGTCCAGACCTATCGGTACCCTGCAACATCATCAAGTAGGTTTGGAAGAGGACGCTGTTTCTTTGACTTCTGGTCACTCCAGGAAAACTACACAGAAAGTGGATTCTGCGAAGGAGGACGACCCACCATCAAAGCTTAGTTCTGGTGCCGTGCTTCTTTCCAGCTTTAAATTCACATCTGGACTTGAGAAAAAGCAAGAGTCAATTTTGCGTCCAGAGAAGTCCAGACCTATCACTACCTTGCAACGTCATGAGGTAGGTTTGGAAGAGAAGGGGGCTTCTTTGACTTCCAGACGCGCCAGAAGAATAACGGATATGGTGTATGCTGTGAAGCAGGAAGACCCACCATCAAAGCTTAGTTTTGGTACCGTGCTTCCTTCcagctttaatttcacatcTGGACTTGACAAACAGGAAGAGCCAATTTTGCGTCCAGAGGACTCCGGACCAATTGGTATCTCACAACAACCTCTGGGGGGCTGGAAAAATTTAGTGGCTTCTTTGACTTTTGGCCGCACCAGAAGAGCTACAAAGAAGGTGGATACTGCAAAGGCCGACGACCCTTCATCAAAACCTAGTCATCAGGTAGGTTTGAAAGAGGACGCGGCTCATGTGACATCTGTGATTGGCATAAACGGGAAGAGGAGAAAGGAYAGTGATSCTGAAGAGCAGCCCCCAACCAAGAGGATCAGGRAGAACCAAGCTGATGATRAGCTCCCCTCCAAGAGGACTAGGGACACTGTTGCTAAAGAGGAGCCCCCTGCCAAGAGGACCAAGGTCGGTCTTCCTCCAAGTGGTGATCTCTTTTCAGCTTTTCGGGGRCGTCCTCTTGCTGAAAAGGACTTCCCTGCCAAGAGGACCAGGGACAGTGTTGCTAAAGAGGAGCCCCCTGCCAAGAGGACCAGGGACAGTGTTGCTAAAGAGGAGCCCCCTGCCAAGAGGACCAGGGACAGTGTTGCTAACGTGTTGAAATCGTGTAAGGATGCTGGACTGTCACCCCCCGTCCTCAGACCCTCTTGTAAAATGGCGCGTAAACGTCCTATTTTGTCATCCCCCGTCCTCAGTCCCTCACCATTGACGCACTGTGAAGATCCCATTATGTCACCCCGTGTTTTCAGTCCCCCACCAAGGATGCTATGTGACACGGAAGAGGACCCAAAACCTTCAACATCTAGTGGAATTACAGCARGAGAGAGTTCCAGACACGTGTGGTTTAGACCTCGCTACGTCYCGTCAAGTGACTCTGAGTAGATTGGGATCCGTAAAAACTGAAGACCTATTTGAGAAGTCACATTAGGACTTTATCATTTCTCTTCGGTTTTTATTAAAGCCAATGGCTTTCTTGCAAGCCTGTGGAAGCTTAGGTAGCACCTTGCACCGGGGCTCTTCTTTATCCCTCTGCTAGATTTAGCATTTTAGATGTTAAGGATTCTGGCAGGACTGAGGAAGCCTTAGGTAGCTCCTTGCACCGGGGCTTTTCTTCATCCTGCTGCTAGATTTAGTATTTTAGATGGTAAAGTTCTGGCAGGACTGAGGAAGCCTTGGGTAGCGCCGTGCACCGGGCTTTTCGTCATCTTTGCATTTTCCTCTCTACTCCCCCATGTTTCAGGGTGTGACAGTGGTGCTTCCCTACACAGTGCTCTCCAGTATAATAAATTATTCTATCCTGTTCCTTAACTAATCCACTCTCCaagtttttaatctttcagGTTGTAGCTGCTCATCGCTGGRTCCTTTCGTCGTTGTCCATGTGGTTCCTGCCTTCTGGATCTCTTGTTTTTCACACTGCTTGTAAGTTTTTGCATTCCACTTCCACATGATACTGCTTGCCTCCTGCTGGTGGCAGATCTCTGATTCTCTGATCATCCCAGGTTGGATCTCCTCAGCCTGTAAACCTCCACCGTCACCACCGCCTGTCAGATGGAGGTAGATAAGAGAACCCAGTTgacaaaaaaagtaagaaaacttactttcattttaaatatggaTGAAATTGAGatcaaatttcaaactttttattttttatctttagatgtatattctgttgttttttttttaacactgttatgttttctttttatttcatttctctgtCAACTCATGTCACATGACTTGAATTGACCAACAATTAAAGCAGACCTGCTGCACYTGCTGATCTACTGGTGTAACAGATTGTGGAAAAGGTGAGGACATGATGACTTGATCAGAACRTCTTATTCAATCATCTGTTTAGAMAGAAATTAAGAAATGTGTGTCTGATCATGTGTTGATTCTCCAGCATCATCAGCAGCACTGGACCAATCAGGAGAGAGAAGACACAGAGGACTgaggagacagaaaaaacatcCTGCTGAAAATCCAGAGGCTTAACAGGAGGAGACCTGAGGACGTGTGCAGAATAAAGAGACGGACATCGTGTGAAGTGGATYCTCAGCCTGTTAACCTCCACCTTCAACACCACCTGTAAGGTGGAGGTAGATAAGAGAACCCACTTGACGAAAAAAGTAAGGAAACGTATTTTTACCCAGCTAACAATTTTAAATATGGATAAAATTGAGGTCAAATGTCAATACTCTTCTTTCTTMTGTccatgttctcttttttttaactctgttgTCTTTTCTCTATTTAATTTCTCCGTCAACTCATGTCACATGACTTGAGTTGACCAACAATTAAAGCAGAAGACCTGCTGCACCTGCTGATCTACTGGTGTAACAGATTGTGGAAAAKGTGAGGACATGATGACTTGATCAGAACGTCTTTTTCAATCATCTCATATTTAGATAGAGATTAAGGAATGTGTGTCTGATCATGTGTTGATTCTCCAGCATCACTGAGACAAGACAACAGCACTGGACCAACCAGGACTGAGGAGACACAGAAAATCCTGCTGGAAATCCAGAGATGAAGTT harbors:
- the LOC103474234 gene encoding uncharacterized protein LOC103474234 → MALPADGSPTLEGHPDNGKKHGKVWLNEADVVSKDHGEELRYSSAPQSVDCSTSFSGDEVGNEDQDDLXPEKSRPIGTLQHHQVGLEEDAVSLTSGHSRKTTQKVDSAKEDDPPSKLSSGAVLLSSFKFTSGLEKKQESILRPEKSRPITTLQRHEVGLEEKGASLTSRRARRITDMVYAVKQEDPPSKLSFGTVLPSSFNFTSGLDKQEEPILRPEDSGPIGISQQPLGGWKNLVASLTFGRTRRATKKVDTAKADDPSSKPSHQVGLKEDAAHVTSVIGINGKRRKDSDXEEQPPTKRIRXNQADDXLPSKRTRDTVAKEEPPAKRTKVGLPPSGDLFSAFRGRPLAEKDFPAKRTRDSVAKEEPPAKRTRDSVAKEEPPAKRTRDSVANVLKSCKDAGLSPPVLRPSCKMARKRPILSSPVLSPSPLTHCEDPIMSPRVFSPPPRMLCDTEEDPKPSTSSGITAXESSRHVWFRPRYVXSSDSE